One genomic window of Amphiura filiformis chromosome 3, Afil_fr2py, whole genome shotgun sequence includes the following:
- the LOC140147061 gene encoding LOW QUALITY PROTEIN: uncharacterized protein (The sequence of the model RefSeq protein was modified relative to this genomic sequence to represent the inferred CDS: deleted 2 bases in 1 codon): protein MYFDGSETTDSRDSLSVTGGIEIETAMDVDVVTSFSQHNHSKISDDTDTIASLDSQHSSESGVRSGLMKRPPKPKATPWIPLTNLPYELDHGYRILRDMMGERCKSFNWPFLDPVDVEALGLWDYHDKIKQPMWLRKIQFKFVDGEYQSITEFVADFRVMLENCYRYNGMKHWVTKHAQTLECTLQQKLGLLPSNWYQMYYLSLQGLTRENGAEDSLAGHPQTRLTTALWPPASRKDLEDMDRESKRQQIITRKEEIQQYYIDLIDWEKELMEVDGAQYMGYLWEIPFIGHFLFMCQSTLCLEEVSYYELERAFAAPKESSLLRKIYTSLLSTPYQRTRLERKPTMPYKVWEAKLRVEVRYWYTVLEDDGNVEEACKLLGIPEQFFEVLGERFLLDHKRYHELSFYQRVWLMKALCDYLYETQSVIKKTIDAQPIQDQRQMVLGYDRDNNAYIHFPQFCGADLRIYRQAAFPEPEIKVKAKPQVVAKPEEIEPQDSKVDQTKSNKEETAPPIPVPPTPPRTRPSRLRKKINPVLRHGINTEDEHKAAEEAKKGDEDHMNGEIKDAADEENSLESKDSVDNDESDNKAENGANTRATESPSGNKDSSCISQSSNDNNSNSRSIVQESDISTCIQQSVDDKEISADNKYVVPEQTDDAKDTGSHREDNDESSAERKEQSSSVGNDVKDVKPSSEGASSSEGTSSEVNKDITSLENQNSVGDDSAVETKVHNTQEVSRTAADATSQKEEKHAPESGIEAEHPGKQEVDGVQQIKTEMESVEGTISGEQKKEVEISHMDSKVLASPTAPATPLRICWSPPRPSSPLPDREEVLPPLDEFELVCDSVEDLRKLVKKFSGEPEEIIIPAKGKKKQKTILSKPVRRKRCEIELYDRLAVLLFELEPWEGKLTKAATRTREKLNKEVIYHQPPDHNKIIKDVWASEEEISSESESSNSESTSDSDSDSSDEEMEDIKPKIASAAQAELAKKAELAKKPELVENPEPGKKPEEPDSTIAIVDSVLEHEIPARRTRLARKRLLKSAKKAAKAAVVAAANGGSTNNDTSTANPTGGIPSKKPRISIQQTKPTSQPVHVTLGNGPGSLSASLPMYSILKSSNVLNTGTNMLQPGSVRMPTTQMQVTSGASSQNPTVKPSPAAFIIQQPGVRTSQPSAVATGQNPTGAAAILTKTSTGNSVRYISLADLARINPALAQTISSMSAHKASSSRDRWLLVVVLKVGSPPPTQGLGAVPGITCIMKSPGKPSTSQVQQGSDIAGDPHPLSATGSAIPQLPTVGSVAAANVTTSVTQASQIGNVAAMQGLVGTGLQQVVKTSSGSNISSLGQAVTTIGNINALSGVGQTIRTTPTILGARNPQLQTVQLPHAVGQSQPTSIPPPAYKAATQIVSANQPVPATLNSIAGTAQQGMPQTATTITSGTPMQVAPQASTSGINAAAQPSVQNSQVASGGVPPTGVTQPPVAKTTYTITVDAKMWKQLQGKPQLQQQVILNHIRQQQLQQQLLQQQSKTISNPTKTSIPNQLLQQQQPVLQNKLPTSPVKTVIQANSQQQQLVQQQQQLVQQQLLQQSLLQQQQQAQVTSSPVNTMTQPNTQPQQVVQQQVTQQSLLQQQMTSNPVNTMTQPNTQPQQVVQHQVTQQSLLQQQMTSNPVNTMIQPNTQPQQFLQQQVKQQSLLQQQQNTMTQPQVLQQQVKQIQQPYLPAQQIIRMSPTKNPAVQGHQQLTAQHQTGVAGAGTIQLTHTQQTQQQQQSNLSVVSQPGQVLSSPLRITLPVQQKPAAGQIQLTAAQSASIQQQLLRLQQPPQLQGRTLTLSPSKGVATQQPSVLVNQHPTNPGLAPTSAATSVSIQTPAARSISLTLSPTKQVPSVQRLVGSSPGKPNMITVPLAALLNQQIKQVQQPGKPPSYVYVLPSTSSVPTAASQGSQGVVLQGVRPMSQTGQGTQNVVMMPTATSNPPVQRLASVGSPNTVTLSQPTHGTQSTAIQNISLLNQAVQGQQQQTLLSTQTRNVVQLLQQARGQQNASILLSALQNQASQATTQGSASTVLPQATAPATVRSQVMLPATQTGVSNQYVTMMPNVTTGGQHLQQNLITSLSGIQAGQSIMSTSVGQPGGVTVPPQIVPGSAPNVMATGLEQSKPGLSAQDKCAQQTFQ, encoded by the exons ATGTATTTTGATGGAAGTGAAACCACAGATAGTAGAGACTCACTGAGTGTAACAGGTGGGATTGAGATAGAAACTGCAATGGATGTAGATGTAGTGACAAGTTTCTCTCAACACAACCATTCCAAG ATTTCAGATGATACAGACACAATAGCTAGTCTAGACTCACAGCATTCTAGTGAATCAGGCGTCAGATCTGGCTTGATGAAGAGACCACCAAAACCAAAAGCAACCCCATGGATACCGCTGACAAACCTGCCGTATGAGTTAGATCATGGCTATCGGATACTACGTGACATGATGGGTGAGCGGTGCAAATCATTCAACTGGCCTTTCTTGGATCCGGTGGATGTTGAAGCCTTGGGTCTGTGGGATTACCATGACAAGATTAAACAACCAATGTGGTTGAGAAAAA TTCAATTCAAGTTTGTGGATGGTGAATACCAGTCTATCACTGAGTTTGTTGCAGACTTCCGTGTGATGTTGGAGAATTGTTATCGCTACAATGGCATGAAGCACTGGGTGACCAAGCACGCTCAAACGCTGGAATGTACACTGCAACAGAAACTGGGTTTGCTACCAAG TAATTGGTATCAAATGTATTATTTGTCTTTGCAGGGATTGACAAGAGAAAAC GGCGCCGAAGATTCACTGGCAGGACATCCACAAACACGCCTGACTACAGCCCTCTGGCCACCAGCGTCACGCAAAGACCTAGAGGATATGGACAGAGAGAGCAAACGCCAGCAAATTATAACAAGAAAAGAAGAGATTCAACAGTACTACATAGATTTGATTGACTGGGAGAAAGAACTGATGGAAGTAGATGGGGCCCAATATATGGGTTATCTATGGGAG ATTCCCTTTATAGGACACTTCTTGTTCATGTGTCAATCTACACTGTGTTTGGAGGAGGTTTCCTATTATGAGCTGGAGAGAGCATTTGCAGCACCAAAAGAGAGTTCACTACTCAGGAAAATCTACACATCTTTACTAAGTACCCCATATCAAAGGACAAG ATTGGAGAGGAAACCAACTATGCCTTACAAGGTGTGGGAAGCCAAACTACGGGTGGAGGTGCGCTACTGGTATACAGTGCTTGAAGATGATGGCAATGTTGAAGAG GCTTGTAAATTACTAGGCATTCCAGAACAATTCTTTGAGGTGCTTGGAGAGCGATTTCTGTTGGATCATAAACGTTACCATGAGCTTTCATTCTATCAACGAGTGTGGTTGATGAAGGCTTTGTGTGATTATCTCTAT GAGACGCAGTCAGTTATCAAGAAGACAATAGATGCTCAACCCATTCAGGATCAGAGACAAATGGTTTTGGGTTACGACAGAGACAACAATGCATACATTCACTTCCCTCAGTTTTGTGGCGCAGATCTCAGGATATACCGTCAAGCTGCCTTCCCAGAGCCAGAGATCAAAGTCAAAGCTAAACCACAG gtTGTAGCAAAACCTGAAGAAATTGAACCTCAAGATAGCAAAGTAGACCAAACAAAAAGCAATAAAGAAGAAACAGCACCACCAATACCTGTACCTCCAACACCACCTCGAACAAGACCAAGCAGATTGAGAAAA AAAATCAATCCAGTATTACGTCATGGAATAAACACAGAAGACGAACACAAAGCAGCAGAAGAAGCCAAGAAAGGCGATGAAGATCATATGAATGGTGAAATCAAGGACGCTGCTGATGAGGAAAATTCACTGGAGAGTAAAGATAGTGTAGACAATGATGAAAGTGACAATAAAGCAGAAAATGGTGCAAATACACGTGCAACAGAATCACCAAGTGGAAATAAGGATTCATCTTGCATATCGCAATCTAGCAATGATAATAACAGTAACAGTAGAAGCATTGTTCAAGAGTCGGATATAAGTACTTGTATACAGCAGAGTGTAGACGACAAAGAAATCTCTGCCGACAATAAATATGTTGTTCCTGAACAAACTGATGATGCAAAAGATACCGGTAGTCATAGAGAGGATAATGATGAGAGTTCTGCTGAAAGGAAAGAGCAGTCAAGTTCAGTTGGCAATGATGTAAAAGATGTAAAACCTTCATCAGAAGGAGCATCCTCATCAGAAGGCACATCTTCTGAAGTGAACAAAGACATCACATCTCTTGAAAATCAAAACTCGGTAGGCGATGATTCAGCGGTTGAGACAAAAGTGCATAATACCCAAGAGGTTTCAAGAACTGCAGCTGATGCGACAagtcaaaaagaagaaaaacatgcACCTGAATCTGGCATAGAGGCTGAACACCCAGGTAAACAAGAAGTAGATGGTGTTCAACAGATTAAAACTGAAATGGAATCTGTGGAAGGAACAATATCAGGTGAACAGAAAAAAGAAGTAGAAATCTCCCACATGGATTCAAAAGTGTTGGCGTCACCTACAGCTCCTGCAACTCCCTTGAGAATATGCTGGAGTCCACCACGTCCATCATCCCCGTTGCCGGATAGGGAAGAGGTTCTGCCACCGCTAGATGAGTTTGAACTGGTCTGCGATTCAGTGGAagatttgagaaaattagtgaagAAATTCTCAGGAGAGCCGGAAGAAATTATTATTCCAGCAAAAGGGAAGAAGAAACAAAAG ACAATACTCAGCAAACCAGTAAGACGAAAACGTTGTGAGATTGAACTGTATGACAGGCTGGCTGTCCTGTTGTTTGAATTGGAACCATGGGAGGGCAAACTGACTAAAGCAGCAACAAGAACTAGGGAGAAATTGAACAAGGAGGTGATTTATCATCAACCACCAGATCATAACAAG ATCATCAAAGATGTTTGGGCATCAGAAGAGGAAATCTCATCTGAATCAGAGAGCAGCAAttcagagagcacatcagattcAGACAGCGATTCAAGTGATGAGGAAATGGAAGACATCAAACCAAAGATAGCATCAGCTGCTCAAGCAGAACTCGCCAAGAAGGCAGAACTCGCCAAAAAGCCAGAACTTGTTGAAAACCCAGAACCCGGCAAAAAGCCAGAGGAACCAGACTCCACCATTGCCATCGTGGATAGTGTCTTAGAGCATGAAATCCCAGCAAGAAGGACCAGGTTGGCTAGAAAACGGCTGTTGAAGTCGGCAAAGAAAGCTGCTAAAGCCGCAGTTGTTGCAGCAGCAAACGGCGGAAGCACCAATAATGACACCAGCACCGCAAACCCAACAGGTGGAATACCAAGCAAGAAGCCAAGAATTTCAATACAACAAACCAAACCAACTAGCCAACCTGTTCATGTCACACTTGGTAATGGACCAGGTAGTCTTTCAGCAAGCCTCCCTATGTATTCTATATTAAAATCATCTAATGTACTGAACACTGGTACTAATATGTTACAACCAGGCTCTGTCAGAATGCCTACCACTCAGATGCAAGTGACAAGCGGGGCATCATCACAGAATCCTACTGTTAAACCATCTCCAGCTGCTTTCATTATACAGCAGCCGGGAGTTAGAACTTCACAACCATCCGCAGTAGCAACAGGACAGAATCCTACCGGTGCAGCGGCTATACTTACAAAGACGTCAACCGGTAACAGTGTCCGGTATATAAGTCTGGCTGATTTAGCACGGATCAATCCAGCTTTGGCACAGACTATCTCTAGTATGAGTGCGCATAAAGCCAGCAGCAGCAGAGACAGGTGGCTGCTAGTGGTAGTACTA AAAGTAGGGTCCCCACCTCCTACTCAAGGATTAGGTGCAGTGCCTGGTATCACATGCATCATGAAATCTCCCGGTAAGCCTAGTACATCTCAAGTTCAACAAGGAAGTGACATCGCAGGTGATCCACATCCTTTAAGTGCAACCGGTAGTGCTATTCCACAACTTCCAACTGTTGGCAGTGTAGCAGCAGCCAATGTCACAACTTCTGTTACTCAGGCATCACAAATTGGAAATGTCGCTGCAATGCAAGGTCTTGTTGGAACAGGTCTTCAACAAGTGGTGAAGACCAGTTCTGGTAGCAATATATCAAGTCTTGGTCAAGCAGTTACAACAATTGGGAACATCAATGCTCTTTCTGGTGTAGGGCAAACAATAAGGACAACACCAACAATTCTCGGTGCCAGAAATCCACAATTACAAACTGTTCAGTTACCTCATGCAGTCGGACAAAGTCAGCCCACAAGTATACCTCCCCCAGCTTATAAAGCAGCAACTCAAATTGTAAGCGCAAATCAGCCAGTCCCTGCAACCTTGAATAGTATAGCTGGGACTGCTCAGCAAGGTATGCCTCAAACAGCAACAACCATTACTAGTGGGACACCTATGCAAGTAGCTCCTCAAGCAAGTACCTCTGGAATCAATGCAGCTGCACAGCCTAGTGTCCAAAATTCTCAAGTGGCTAGTGGCGGTGTTCCTCCCACTGGTGTCACCCAGCCGCCAGTAGCAAAGACTACTTACACAATCACTGTGGatgcaaaaatgtggaagcagCTACAAGGCAAACCTCAACTTCAGCAGCAAGTTATTCTCAACCACATTCGACAACAGCAACTTCAGCAGCAGCTGCTACAACAGCAGAGTAAAACCATCTCAAATCCAACAAAAACATCAATTCCAAACCAATTATTGCAGCAACAACAACCTGTTCTGCAAAATAAATTACCCACAAGCCCTGTGAAGACAGTGATTCAAGCAAATAGCCAGCAACAGCAGTTAGTTCAACAGCAACAGCAGTTAGTTCAACAGCAGTTACTACAACAGTCACTGTTACAGCAACAACAGCAAGCACAGGTGACATCGAGCCCAGTGAACACTATGACCCAGCCCAATACTCAACCACAGCAAGTTGTACAGCAACAGGTTACGCAACAGTCACTGTTACAGCAACAGATGACATCGAACCCAGTGAACACTATGACCCAGCCCAATACTCAACCACAGCAAGTTGTACAGCACCAGGTTACGCAACAGTCACTGTTACAGCAACAGATGACATCGAACCCAGTGAACACTATGATCCAGCCCAATACTCAACCACAGCAATTTCTACAGCAACAGGTTAAACAACAGTCACTGTTACAGCAACAGCAGAACACTATGACTCAACCACAAGTTCTGCAGCAACAGGTTAAACAAATACAGCAGCCATATCTACCAGCCCAACAGATCATTAGGATGAGCCCAACAAAGAATCCTGCTGTACAAGGTCACCAGCAGCTGACAGCACAGCATCAAACAGGTGTTGCTGGTGCTGGCACTATCCAACTTActcacacccagcaaacacagcaaCAGCAGCAAAGTAACCTATCTGTAGTGTCACAACCAGGACAAGTATTATCATCTCCACTCAGAATAACCCTTCCAGTTCAGCAGAAACCAGCAGCTGGACAAATACAGCTAACAGCAGCTCAGTCAGCGAGTATACAACAGCAGTTGCTACGTTTACAGCAGCCACCGCAATTGCAAGGAAGAACTTTGACATTGTCACCATCAAAAGGTGTCGCCACGCAACAGCCATCAGTACTCGTAAATCAACATCCTACAAACCCAGGCTTGGCTCCAACATCAGCAGCAACATCCGTCAGTATTCAAACTCCAGCAGCGCGTAGCATATCACTTACGCTGTCACCAACCAAGCAAGTTCCATCAGTGCAAAGACTTGTTGGAAGTAGTCCTGGCAAACCTAACATGATTACAGTACCACTGGCAGCACTTTTGAATCAACAAATTAAACAGGTGCAACAGCCAGGAAAACCACCATCATATGTGTACGTCTTGCCGTCGACTTCTTCAGTTCCGACTGCCGCATCTCAGGGATCACAAGGGGTTGTACTACAAGGAGTACGGCCAATGTCGCAGACTGGCCAAGGAACACAAAATGTTGTTATGATGCCGACTGCCACATCTAATCCACCTGTGCAAAGGTTGGCTTCTGTGGGTAGTCCAAACACAGTAACATTATCACAGCCTACCCACGGAACGCAAAGCACTGCAATACAAAATATATCGCTGTTAAACCAGGCTGTGCAGGGGCAACAACAGCAAACATTACTATCAACTCAAACCAGAAATGTAGTTCAACTTCTCCAGCAAGCGAGAGGTCAACAAAATGCAAGCATTCTCTTGAGCGCGTTACAGAATCAAGCCTCCCAAGCAACGACCCAAGGATCAGCTAGCACTGTGTTACCACAAGCTACTGCGCCGGCTACAGTGAGATCACAAGTCATGCTTCCAGCTACCCAAACAGGTGTGTCAAATCAATATGTGACTATGATGCCTAATGTGACGACAGGTGGACAACACCTGCAACAGAACTTGATTACCTCATTGAGTGGTATACAAGCAGGTCAGAGTATAATGTCAACGTCAGTTGGACAACCTGGAGGTGTAACAGTGCCACCTCAAATAGTACCAGGAAGTGCACCAAATGTCATGGCAACAGGTTTGGAGCAATCCAAGCCAGGTTTGAGTGCTCAGGATAAGTGTGCACAACAGACATTCCAGTAA